One window from the genome of Sphaerotilus microaerophilus encodes:
- a CDS encoding DUF3892 domain-containing protein has translation MTRLIVPLSLDALVVRRGDASVAPARTAWQAAARPALNAAPRRQDLAPPPFTDTAAPRASGVHLHWAVPDALAVRRADAAQFPPLPCRWLVVRLHGLASAGVPRKMAAWLLPNIHAADAVALRDGHLTPHAAGSGSVPVSVRGRGWFGPHPSWALSYDEVQGRLAFHDPLDDANVEGPLAYTVIGWYTHPAFDPLTPAADTPATPTSVGRLLERFRWAATLEGAPPTASIFHGSALAIAWPGTRWPGDDGGRLSAEAGGPPAADEVRLALADTLAAAAVTLLDGVAEPALAALSEAVLTGDVLALSQADGAARLDEARHQGRFRSVAPPLYDDEVIYQEVEAEAPAPVPPASVVTALASSDLVPVTADFRALHRTWERLSGAADASRGVAADAPAAASRFTNVSYPVARQWMPGNPVLVASGLGRSLRHGGDGRFHVQGLLDCRVTGQTVTAAVPPLLAPWVAARDVPEEVGALVAELALIDPGSVGDLASAGTSSAAAMARAAWWDFWSTDWRSAPAGTGWNGRLPSPVGVTRPSRPWNPLRIDWEAVLLPTPDGATHWRLGEVDFEASTAFTVDEGRARALRGIGWLSPAPSALLAAAAGGALDSGADLAAKDLVAASLEGLFDRTRGTPPGVWVSGRGIDDSPSRATVTGELYAAAGSVAGAWRLGRVRVVDTFGQVMTLHDPSSGTPPLVPAELTLPAGAGPAAIALRPRFTAPAALEARFLAPDSDTEAGSGQNPVCGFLLPDPLGDSLEFADSEGAIVARLLLDPETGRSRLEEAPGVTVRPPAAAEGDHALLGPAGAALAADTLAALATVASAVVGADRSGAVGGALPALLRLIDTTRGAVDVTGRVGDEQLSLLVGNPLTVLRLAVSVVVDDAQSPAQTMAVPCRIGSIGSLHDGVLAWFAEDRAEQVHPVHAAVSEAAQATSAGGFVGEPLLWLKPGQVRRLVLLTTPGADVTLTTGLLPVKKLQMQREWTERPLRRLTPTLAFDNLLRDPDAMSVPLPAGPAGTWTWWRRPSPGEPWRAEAVSLDPPSAEAGAAVEVEDGYLRLKLADETLYSGVPMQVTCIRRWGPQNTIQQLGGLNPDGSSWRMSSDQMVQMIESGRFRFFVRAVVAGIERDVRLVVDTSPRGRKFPRTDMDDTAANNLEQLPTCS, from the coding sequence ATGACGCGTCTGATCGTGCCCTTGTCGCTCGACGCGTTGGTGGTGCGCCGCGGCGACGCTTCCGTGGCGCCCGCCCGCACGGCATGGCAGGCCGCGGCACGACCCGCCCTCAATGCCGCTCCGCGCCGGCAGGACTTGGCGCCGCCGCCGTTCACCGACACGGCCGCGCCACGTGCAAGCGGCGTGCACCTGCACTGGGCCGTGCCGGACGCGCTGGCCGTGCGGCGCGCCGACGCTGCGCAGTTCCCGCCGCTACCGTGCCGATGGCTGGTGGTGCGCCTGCACGGCCTAGCAAGTGCAGGCGTGCCGCGCAAGATGGCCGCCTGGCTACTGCCCAATATCCACGCGGCCGACGCGGTGGCCCTGCGCGACGGCCACCTCACGCCTCACGCAGCGGGGTCGGGTTCGGTGCCCGTGAGCGTGCGCGGGCGCGGTTGGTTCGGGCCGCACCCGTCGTGGGCACTCTCCTATGACGAAGTTCAGGGGCGGCTGGCGTTTCACGACCCGCTGGACGACGCGAACGTCGAAGGGCCGCTCGCGTACACGGTGATCGGCTGGTACACGCACCCGGCGTTCGACCCGCTAACGCCCGCCGCCGACACGCCAGCCACGCCAACGTCGGTGGGCCGTCTGCTGGAGCGCTTCCGCTGGGCCGCCACGCTGGAGGGCGCGCCGCCGACCGCGTCCATCTTCCACGGCAGCGCACTGGCCATCGCCTGGCCCGGCACGCGTTGGCCGGGCGACGACGGGGGGCGCCTGTCTGCCGAAGCGGGTGGACCGCCGGCAGCCGACGAGGTTCGATTGGCACTGGCAGACACCTTAGCCGCTGCCGCCGTGACCTTGCTGGACGGTGTCGCCGAACCGGCCCTGGCGGCGCTGAGCGAGGCCGTGCTTACGGGCGACGTGCTTGCGCTGTCGCAGGCCGACGGTGCCGCCCGTCTCGACGAGGCACGGCACCAGGGACGCTTCCGCTCGGTCGCCCCGCCGCTGTACGACGACGAGGTGATTTACCAGGAAGTGGAGGCCGAGGCGCCGGCGCCGGTGCCACCGGCGAGCGTGGTGACGGCGCTGGCGTCGTCCGATCTGGTCCCGGTGACTGCCGACTTCCGCGCGCTGCACCGGACATGGGAGCGTCTGTCCGGCGCGGCCGACGCGTCCCGGGGCGTAGCCGCCGATGCACCTGCCGCAGCCTCCCGATTCACCAACGTCTCCTATCCCGTCGCCCGCCAGTGGATGCCGGGCAATCCAGTGCTGGTGGCCAGCGGATTGGGTCGCTCGCTGCGCCACGGCGGCGACGGGCGCTTCCACGTGCAGGGCCTGCTGGACTGCCGTGTCACCGGCCAGACCGTCACCGCCGCCGTGCCGCCGCTGCTGGCGCCGTGGGTGGCCGCGCGAGACGTGCCCGAGGAAGTGGGCGCGCTGGTGGCGGAGCTAGCCCTAATTGACCCGGGCAGCGTCGGCGACCTCGCCAGCGCCGGCACCAGTTCGGCCGCCGCTATGGCGCGGGCCGCCTGGTGGGATTTTTGGAGTACCGACTGGCGCAGCGCGCCGGCCGGCACCGGGTGGAACGGACGCCTGCCATCGCCTGTGGGCGTCACGCGCCCCAGCCGGCCCTGGAATCCTTTGCGTATCGACTGGGAGGCGGTACTGCTGCCAACGCCGGATGGCGCCACCCACTGGCGCCTAGGTGAAGTCGACTTCGAGGCGAGTACCGCCTTCACGGTCGACGAGGGCCGCGCGCGCGCATTGCGCGGGATCGGTTGGCTATCACCGGCACCCTCCGCCTTGCTGGCAGCAGCGGCGGGAGGCGCGCTGGACAGCGGTGCCGACCTGGCTGCGAAAGACCTGGTCGCGGCCTCGTTAGAGGGCCTTTTCGACCGCACCCGCGGCACGCCACCCGGCGTGTGGGTCAGCGGCCGCGGCATCGACGACTCGCCCTCGCGCGCCACTGTGACTGGCGAACTTTACGCTGCCGCTGGCAGCGTGGCCGGTGCCTGGCGCCTGGGCCGTGTGCGAGTGGTCGACACTTTCGGCCAGGTGATGACCCTGCACGACCCGTCGTCGGGTACACCGCCGCTGGTGCCGGCCGAACTGACGCTGCCCGCTGGCGCCGGTCCGGCGGCCATCGCACTGCGCCCGCGCTTCACCGCGCCGGCCGCGTTGGAGGCCCGCTTTCTTGCGCCCGATAGCGATACCGAAGCCGGTTCGGGGCAGAACCCCGTGTGCGGCTTCCTGCTGCCCGACCCGCTGGGCGATAGTCTGGAGTTCGCCGACTCCGAGGGGGCTATCGTCGCGCGCCTGCTGCTCGACCCCGAGACCGGGCGCAGCAGGTTGGAGGAGGCGCCTGGCGTAACGGTTCGACCTCCGGCCGCCGCCGAAGGCGACCATGCGCTTCTGGGCCCGGCCGGAGCCGCGCTGGCCGCGGACACACTGGCGGCTTTGGCCACGGTGGCCTCGGCAGTGGTGGGCGCAGACCGCAGCGGCGCGGTCGGCGGTGCCTTGCCGGCCTTGCTTCGCCTCATCGACACGACGCGCGGCGCGGTCGACGTGACCGGCCGTGTCGGAGACGAGCAGTTGTCGCTGCTTGTGGGGAATCCGTTGACCGTGCTGAGGTTGGCTGTGTCCGTTGTGGTGGACGATGCGCAGTCGCCGGCCCAGACCATGGCAGTGCCGTGCCGCATCGGCTCCATAGGTAGCCTGCACGACGGTGTCCTGGCCTGGTTCGCCGAAGACCGGGCGGAGCAGGTGCACCCGGTGCATGCAGCGGTCAGCGAAGCCGCGCAGGCGACGTCGGCGGGCGGTTTCGTCGGCGAGCCGTTGCTGTGGCTGAAACCGGGGCAGGTTCGGCGGCTGGTGCTGCTCACGACCCCCGGAGCCGACGTAACCCTAACCACCGGACTACTGCCGGTGAAGAAGTTGCAGATGCAACGCGAATGGACCGAGCGGCCATTGCGCCGGCTGACACCAACGCTGGCGTTCGACAACCTGCTACGCGACCCGGATGCGATGTCGGTACCGCTGCCCGCCGGCCCGGCCGGAACGTGGACCTGGTGGCGCCGCCCTTCCCCTGGAGAGCCATGGCGCGCCGAGGCCGTTTCGCTCGACCCGCCTTCCGCTGAGGCAGGCGCGGCCGTAGAGGTCGAGGACGGCTACCTGCGCCTGAAGCTCGCGGATGAGACGCTGTACAGCGGGGTGCCGATGCAGGTCACCTGCATCCGCCGTTGGGGGCCTCAGAACACCATCCAGCAACTGGGCGGTCTCAATCCGGACGGCAGCAGTTGGCGTATGTCTTCGGACCAGATGGTGCAGATGATCGAGTCAGGACGCTTCCGCTTTTTCGTGCGCGCCGTTGTCGCTGGCATCGAGCGCGACGTGCGCCTGGTCGTGGACACGTCGCCTCGCGGGCGCAAGTTTCCGCGCACCGACATGGACGACACGGCTGCCAACAATCTCGAGCAGCTGCCCACCTGCTCCTGA